One Denticeps clupeoides chromosome 10, fDenClu1.1, whole genome shotgun sequence genomic window carries:
- the LOC114798855 gene encoding YTH domain-containing family protein 1-like isoform X1 — MSAASIDSQRSKGQASKVQNGSLSQKDAIHDNDFEPYLTGQSNQNNSYQSMTDPYLSSYYAPSIGFPYPLSEAPWSTGGDPPIPYLTPYGPLSNGEPHFMHDTVFGQPGGLGSSIYPHRFSFFPENPAFSAWGTSGSQGQQTQSSAYGGSYSYPPSSLGGTLVADGQSGFHSDTLNKAPGMNSLEQGMVGLKIGTADLTGSGGTGVNIKTVGSMISGGPGLPVGNNGTPVGMPPPPKQTSWAAIASKPAKPQQLKSKSKGGMGALGASLPPPPIKHNMDIGTWENKGPVAKVASPPQEQQHHHHGLPQPQPHPHSLPLSTPLTLQPPIQQPPVQPPQSLIQPHLHPSANQGPIPPQPPQPYQNHSQPPPPPPQTRWVAPRNRNLVYGHGCGGAGVDGGLPLGGFGSISSGPGGFGATAGVEFHPVLEQLRAAHSYNPKDFDWNVKNGRVFIIKSYSEDDIHRSIKYSIWCSTEHGNKRLDAAFRAVNGKGPVYLLFSVNGSGHFCGVAEMRSPVDYGTSVGVWAQDKWKGKFDVDWLFVKDVPNSQLRHIRLENNDNKPVTNSRDTQEVPLEKAKQVLKIIATYKHTTSIFDDFSHYEKRQEEEEEVRKNLETSSFQNRPRLDQERQSRNKQ; from the exons ATGTCTGCCGCCAGCATCGACTCCCAG AGATCAAAGGGACAAGCATCCAAAG TGCAAAATGGTTCTCTCAGCCAGAAGGACGCTATTCACGACAATGACTTTGAACCATACCTCACTGGCCAGTCAAATCAG AATAACAGTTATCAGTCCATGACTGACCCATACCTCTCCAGCTACTACGCTCCTTCCATTGGCTTCCCCTACCCACTCAGTGAAGCCCCCTGGTCCACTGGGGGTGATCCGCCCATCCCATACTTGACACCGTATGGACCCTTGAGCAATGGAGAGCCTCACTTCATGCATGACACTGTGTTTGGACAGCCAGGGGGGCTGGGCAGTAGCATATACCCCCACCGCTTCAGTTTTTTCCCCGAGAACCCCGCCTTCTCTGCCTGGGGCACCAGCGGCTCCCAGGGCCAGCAGACTCAGAGCTCTGCCTATGGAGGAAGCTACAGCTACCCTCCCAGCTCCCTAGGTGGAACACTGGTGGCTGATGGCCAGAGTGGCTTCCACAGTGACACCCTGAACAAGGCGCCAGGCATGAACAGTCTGGAGCAGGGCATGGTGGGGCTGAAAATCGGCACAGCTGATCTGACTGGTTCGGGTGGCACTGGTGTCAACATCAAGACCGTGGGCTCAATGATCAGTGGTGGACCTGGGCTTCCTGTGGGCAACAATGGAACTCCAGTTGGCATGCCACCACCGCCCAAACAGACCTCCTGGGCAGCCATTGCCAGCAAGCCGGCAAAGCCTCAACAGCTGAAGTCCAAGAGCAAAGGGGGCATGGGAGCATTGGGTGCGTCTCTGCCACCTCCACCTATCAAACATAACATGGACATTGGCACCTGGGAAAACAAAGGCCCAGTTGCCAAAGTGGCATCACCTCCccaggagcagcagcaccaccaccatGGACTACCCCAGCCGCAGCCCCACCCTCACTCACTGCCCCTTTCAACCCCACTGACCTTACAGCCCCCTATACAACAGCCTCCTGTCCAGCCACCCCAGTCCCTCATCCAGCCACATCTTCACCCCTCTGCCAACCAGGGTCCTATCCCACCCCAACCACCACAGCCATACCAGAACCACTCCCaacctccaccccctccccctcaAACCCGCTGGGTTGCCCCGCGCAATCGAAACCTGGTGTATGGACATGGATGTGGCGGAGCAGGGGTTGACGGTGGCCTCCCGTTGGGGGGTTTCGGATCGATCTCCTCAGGGCCGGGCGGCTTTGGCGCGACCGCTGGTGTGGAATTTCACCCGGTGCTGGAGCAGTTGCGCGCCGCCCACAGTTACAACCCCAAGGATTTCGACTGGAACGTGAAGAACGGCCGGGTGTTCATCATCAAGAGCTACTCGGAGGATGACATCCATCGCTCGATCAAGTACTCCATCTGGTGCAGCACGGAGCACGGCAACAAGCGCCTGGATGCCGCGTTCCGCGCCGTAAACGGGAAAGGCCCCGTCTACCTGCTGTTCAGCGTTAACGGCAGCGGGCACTTCTGCGGCGTGGCGGAGATGCGCTCCCCCGTGGACTACGGCACCAGCGTGGGTGTCTGGGCGCAGGACAAGTGGAAGGGCAAGTTCGACGTGGACTGGCTGTTTGTAAAGGACGTGCCCAACAGCCAGCTGAGGCACATTAGACTGGAGAACAACGACAACAAGCCTGTCACCAACTCCCGTGACACGCAGGAGGTGCCGCTGGAAAAGGCCAAGCAGGTGCTGAAGATCATCGCCACCTATAAGCACACCACCTCCATCTTCGATGACTTCTCGCACTATGAGAAgaggcaggaggaagaggaggaggtgcgAAAG aacCTTGAGACTTCATCCTTCCAAAATAGGCCACGACTGGATCAG GAGCGCCAAAGTAGAAATAAACAATAG
- the LOC114798855 gene encoding YTH domain-containing family protein 1-like isoform X2: protein MTDPYLSSYYAPSIGFPYPLSEAPWSTGGDPPIPYLTPYGPLSNGEPHFMHDTVFGQPGGLGSSIYPHRFSFFPENPAFSAWGTSGSQGQQTQSSAYGGSYSYPPSSLGGTLVADGQSGFHSDTLNKAPGMNSLEQGMVGLKIGTADLTGSGGTGVNIKTVGSMISGGPGLPVGNNGTPVGMPPPPKQTSWAAIASKPAKPQQLKSKSKGGMGALGASLPPPPIKHNMDIGTWENKGPVAKVASPPQEQQHHHHGLPQPQPHPHSLPLSTPLTLQPPIQQPPVQPPQSLIQPHLHPSANQGPIPPQPPQPYQNHSQPPPPPPQTRWVAPRNRNLVYGHGCGGAGVDGGLPLGGFGSISSGPGGFGATAGVEFHPVLEQLRAAHSYNPKDFDWNVKNGRVFIIKSYSEDDIHRSIKYSIWCSTEHGNKRLDAAFRAVNGKGPVYLLFSVNGSGHFCGVAEMRSPVDYGTSVGVWAQDKWKGKFDVDWLFVKDVPNSQLRHIRLENNDNKPVTNSRDTQEVPLEKAKQVLKIIATYKHTTSIFDDFSHYEKRQEEEEEVRKNLETSSFQNRPRLDQERQSRNKQ from the exons ATGACTGACCCATACCTCTCCAGCTACTACGCTCCTTCCATTGGCTTCCCCTACCCACTCAGTGAAGCCCCCTGGTCCACTGGGGGTGATCCGCCCATCCCATACTTGACACCGTATGGACCCTTGAGCAATGGAGAGCCTCACTTCATGCATGACACTGTGTTTGGACAGCCAGGGGGGCTGGGCAGTAGCATATACCCCCACCGCTTCAGTTTTTTCCCCGAGAACCCCGCCTTCTCTGCCTGGGGCACCAGCGGCTCCCAGGGCCAGCAGACTCAGAGCTCTGCCTATGGAGGAAGCTACAGCTACCCTCCCAGCTCCCTAGGTGGAACACTGGTGGCTGATGGCCAGAGTGGCTTCCACAGTGACACCCTGAACAAGGCGCCAGGCATGAACAGTCTGGAGCAGGGCATGGTGGGGCTGAAAATCGGCACAGCTGATCTGACTGGTTCGGGTGGCACTGGTGTCAACATCAAGACCGTGGGCTCAATGATCAGTGGTGGACCTGGGCTTCCTGTGGGCAACAATGGAACTCCAGTTGGCATGCCACCACCGCCCAAACAGACCTCCTGGGCAGCCATTGCCAGCAAGCCGGCAAAGCCTCAACAGCTGAAGTCCAAGAGCAAAGGGGGCATGGGAGCATTGGGTGCGTCTCTGCCACCTCCACCTATCAAACATAACATGGACATTGGCACCTGGGAAAACAAAGGCCCAGTTGCCAAAGTGGCATCACCTCCccaggagcagcagcaccaccaccatGGACTACCCCAGCCGCAGCCCCACCCTCACTCACTGCCCCTTTCAACCCCACTGACCTTACAGCCCCCTATACAACAGCCTCCTGTCCAGCCACCCCAGTCCCTCATCCAGCCACATCTTCACCCCTCTGCCAACCAGGGTCCTATCCCACCCCAACCACCACAGCCATACCAGAACCACTCCCaacctccaccccctccccctcaAACCCGCTGGGTTGCCCCGCGCAATCGAAACCTGGTGTATGGACATGGATGTGGCGGAGCAGGGGTTGACGGTGGCCTCCCGTTGGGGGGTTTCGGATCGATCTCCTCAGGGCCGGGCGGCTTTGGCGCGACCGCTGGTGTGGAATTTCACCCGGTGCTGGAGCAGTTGCGCGCCGCCCACAGTTACAACCCCAAGGATTTCGACTGGAACGTGAAGAACGGCCGGGTGTTCATCATCAAGAGCTACTCGGAGGATGACATCCATCGCTCGATCAAGTACTCCATCTGGTGCAGCACGGAGCACGGCAACAAGCGCCTGGATGCCGCGTTCCGCGCCGTAAACGGGAAAGGCCCCGTCTACCTGCTGTTCAGCGTTAACGGCAGCGGGCACTTCTGCGGCGTGGCGGAGATGCGCTCCCCCGTGGACTACGGCACCAGCGTGGGTGTCTGGGCGCAGGACAAGTGGAAGGGCAAGTTCGACGTGGACTGGCTGTTTGTAAAGGACGTGCCCAACAGCCAGCTGAGGCACATTAGACTGGAGAACAACGACAACAAGCCTGTCACCAACTCCCGTGACACGCAGGAGGTGCCGCTGGAAAAGGCCAAGCAGGTGCTGAAGATCATCGCCACCTATAAGCACACCACCTCCATCTTCGATGACTTCTCGCACTATGAGAAgaggcaggaggaagaggaggaggtgcgAAAG aacCTTGAGACTTCATCCTTCCAAAATAGGCCACGACTGGATCAG GAGCGCCAAAGTAGAAATAAACAATAG